One genomic region from Apodemus sylvaticus chromosome 1, mApoSyl1.1, whole genome shotgun sequence encodes:
- the Prr14 gene encoding proline-rich protein 14 isoform X1 translates to MDLPGNSSPSTQPSLCRQPLARALWEARSPKRPRLQPLGTPSSLEKASRRVLAVVLEDVMATKRVPLTYKEGIPSPRNPNHHQDSVCTQSLALPSQVKWSLQARPPDPLHLCREPLSRIRQSSPTLRMRSRTSPGPEESPSQKTDQVPQPTLLVVLEDIAGARQPTEDFDEDRPNLIVPAQSTVRSLKGQGKHSHRQDLDSEAPPNLTLSLHPRAELMTKADQPVPTPSDLEPPFQLSTLPADPPESPVPDPALETPLTPTSSSLLRPRLSPWGLAPLFRSVRSKLESFADIFLTPNKAPQPPPPSPPMKLELKIAISEAEQSRASEKITSVSPRPPIRQWRTQCSSLALVPKLSLGRSSSCPDLGPPDPGSWPPVPSQPSQSRPRRHTVGCGEMARTPPPPPRPCLRKEVFPLGGVGVSPSLTTSCSANASASSCEPAEPRLGSTKGKELRASKDKVFSDPETKTMGKVSRFRIRRTPVRLQPNLTPMGLPRPIRLNKKEFTLEEIYTNKNYQSPTTRRTFETIFEEPRERNGTLIFTSSKKLRRAVEFRDSSLPRSRRPSRGVRAAASRTLPPNLAPSQDMGSLLQERLKELDALLLEEDIDREYPRHL, encoded by the exons ATGGACTTGCCTGGGAACTCCAG CCCTTCTACACAGCCAAGCCTATGCCGTCAGCCTCTAGCTCGAGCATTATGGGAAGCCAGGAGCCCGAAAAGACCGAGGCTGCAGCCTTTGGGGACCCCTTCATCCCTGGAAAAGGCCTCCCGGAGGGTCCTGGCCGTGGTGCTGGAGGATGTCATGGCTACAAAAAGG GTCCCCCTGACATACAAAGAGGGCATTCCCAGCCCACGGAATCCCAACCATCATCAGGATTCTGTCTGCACACAGTCACTGGCTTTACCATCCCAGGTCAAGTGGTCCTTGCAAGCCAG gCCTCCTGACCCACTGCATCTGTGCAGAGAACCCTTGAGTCGTATCCGCCAGTCCTCACCCACCTTGAGAATGAGGTCAAGGACAtccccgggcccagaggagagcCCTTCACAAAAGACAGACCAGGTTCCCCAGCCTACCCTGTTGGTGGTACTGGAAGACATTGCCGGTGCCAGACAACCAACTGAG GATTTTGATGAAGATCGGCCCAACCTCATTGTCCCGGCACAAAG CACCGTCAGAAGCCTTAAGGGCCAGGGCAAGCACAGCCATAGACAGGATCTGGACTCAGAAGCACCCCCAAATCTTACTTTGTCCCTTCACCCCAGAGCTGAGCTTATGACAAAAGCTGATCAGCCAGTGCCTACACCCAGTGACCTAGAACCCCCATTCCAACTTTCTACTCTACCTGCAGATCCTCCAGAGAGCCCAGTACCGG ATCCTGCTCTGGAGACCCCACTGACCCCAACATCGTCCAGCCTTTTACGACCCCGTCTCAGTCCCTGGGGCTTGGCCCCTCTCTTCAGATCCGTCCGATCAAAGCTTGAGAGCTTTGCTGATATCTTCCTCACACCTAACAAAGCACCACAGCCTCCACCTCCTTCACCTCCCATGAAATTGGAGTTGAAGATTGCCATCTCAGAGGCTGAGCAGTCCAGGGCTTCTGAGAAAATTACGTCTGTCAGCCCCCGGCCCCCTATCCGCCAATGGCGGACTCAGTGCAGTTCCCTAGCACTTGTCCCTAAGTTATCTCTGGGACGAAGCTCCTCCTGCCCTGATCTAGGGCCCCCTGACCCAGGCAGCTGGCCGCCTGTTCCATCCCAGCCAAGCCAGTCCAGGCCCCGAAGACACACTGTGGGTTGTGGGGAGATGGCCcggacaccaccaccacctcctcggCCCTGTCTCCGGAAAGAAGTCTTCCCTCTTGGAGGAGTAGGAGTCTCGCCTTCTCTCACTACATCTTGCTCAGCCaatgcctctgcttcctcctgcGAGCCAGCAGAACCCAG ATTGGGGTCAACGAAGGGGAAGGAGTTAagagcctcaaaagacaaggtgtTTTCTGATCCCGAGACCAAG ACCATGGGGAAGGTTTCTAGATTCAGAATACGGAGGACACCTGTCCGTCTCCAACCAAACCTTACACCAATGGGGCTGCCTCGACCAATCAG GTTGAATAAGAAGGAGTTCACATtggaagaaatttataccaataaGAATTACCAATCACCCACGACCAGAAG GACCTTCGAGACCATCTTTGAGGAGCCACGGGAGCGCAATGGAACTCTCATTTTTACCAGCTCTAAGAAGCTCCGGAGGGCAGTAGAATTCCGAGACAGTAGCCTTCCTCGATCCCGGCGACCATCACGAGGGGTCCGCGCTGCAGCAAGCAGAACCCTTCCTCCCAATCTGGCACCTAGCCAAGACATGGGCTCTCTCCTGCAGGAAAGGCTGAAGGAGCTCGATGCCTTGCTCCTGGAAGAGGACATAGACAGGGAATACCCTCGTCACCTTTAG
- the Prr14 gene encoding proline-rich protein 14 isoform X2 — protein sequence MATKRVPLTYKEGIPSPRNPNHHQDSVCTQSLALPSQVKWSLQARPPDPLHLCREPLSRIRQSSPTLRMRSRTSPGPEESPSQKTDQVPQPTLLVVLEDIAGARQPTEDFDEDRPNLIVPAQSTVRSLKGQGKHSHRQDLDSEAPPNLTLSLHPRAELMTKADQPVPTPSDLEPPFQLSTLPADPPESPVPDPALETPLTPTSSSLLRPRLSPWGLAPLFRSVRSKLESFADIFLTPNKAPQPPPPSPPMKLELKIAISEAEQSRASEKITSVSPRPPIRQWRTQCSSLALVPKLSLGRSSSCPDLGPPDPGSWPPVPSQPSQSRPRRHTVGCGEMARTPPPPPRPCLRKEVFPLGGVGVSPSLTTSCSANASASSCEPAEPRLGSTKGKELRASKDKVFSDPETKTMGKVSRFRIRRTPVRLQPNLTPMGLPRPIRLNKKEFTLEEIYTNKNYQSPTTRRTFETIFEEPRERNGTLIFTSSKKLRRAVEFRDSSLPRSRRPSRGVRAAASRTLPPNLAPSQDMGSLLQERLKELDALLLEEDIDREYPRHL from the exons ATGGCTACAAAAAGG GTCCCCCTGACATACAAAGAGGGCATTCCCAGCCCACGGAATCCCAACCATCATCAGGATTCTGTCTGCACACAGTCACTGGCTTTACCATCCCAGGTCAAGTGGTCCTTGCAAGCCAG gCCTCCTGACCCACTGCATCTGTGCAGAGAACCCTTGAGTCGTATCCGCCAGTCCTCACCCACCTTGAGAATGAGGTCAAGGACAtccccgggcccagaggagagcCCTTCACAAAAGACAGACCAGGTTCCCCAGCCTACCCTGTTGGTGGTACTGGAAGACATTGCCGGTGCCAGACAACCAACTGAG GATTTTGATGAAGATCGGCCCAACCTCATTGTCCCGGCACAAAG CACCGTCAGAAGCCTTAAGGGCCAGGGCAAGCACAGCCATAGACAGGATCTGGACTCAGAAGCACCCCCAAATCTTACTTTGTCCCTTCACCCCAGAGCTGAGCTTATGACAAAAGCTGATCAGCCAGTGCCTACACCCAGTGACCTAGAACCCCCATTCCAACTTTCTACTCTACCTGCAGATCCTCCAGAGAGCCCAGTACCGG ATCCTGCTCTGGAGACCCCACTGACCCCAACATCGTCCAGCCTTTTACGACCCCGTCTCAGTCCCTGGGGCTTGGCCCCTCTCTTCAGATCCGTCCGATCAAAGCTTGAGAGCTTTGCTGATATCTTCCTCACACCTAACAAAGCACCACAGCCTCCACCTCCTTCACCTCCCATGAAATTGGAGTTGAAGATTGCCATCTCAGAGGCTGAGCAGTCCAGGGCTTCTGAGAAAATTACGTCTGTCAGCCCCCGGCCCCCTATCCGCCAATGGCGGACTCAGTGCAGTTCCCTAGCACTTGTCCCTAAGTTATCTCTGGGACGAAGCTCCTCCTGCCCTGATCTAGGGCCCCCTGACCCAGGCAGCTGGCCGCCTGTTCCATCCCAGCCAAGCCAGTCCAGGCCCCGAAGACACACTGTGGGTTGTGGGGAGATGGCCcggacaccaccaccacctcctcggCCCTGTCTCCGGAAAGAAGTCTTCCCTCTTGGAGGAGTAGGAGTCTCGCCTTCTCTCACTACATCTTGCTCAGCCaatgcctctgcttcctcctgcGAGCCAGCAGAACCCAG ATTGGGGTCAACGAAGGGGAAGGAGTTAagagcctcaaaagacaaggtgtTTTCTGATCCCGAGACCAAG ACCATGGGGAAGGTTTCTAGATTCAGAATACGGAGGACACCTGTCCGTCTCCAACCAAACCTTACACCAATGGGGCTGCCTCGACCAATCAG GTTGAATAAGAAGGAGTTCACATtggaagaaatttataccaataaGAATTACCAATCACCCACGACCAGAAG GACCTTCGAGACCATCTTTGAGGAGCCACGGGAGCGCAATGGAACTCTCATTTTTACCAGCTCTAAGAAGCTCCGGAGGGCAGTAGAATTCCGAGACAGTAGCCTTCCTCGATCCCGGCGACCATCACGAGGGGTCCGCGCTGCAGCAAGCAGAACCCTTCCTCCCAATCTGGCACCTAGCCAAGACATGGGCTCTCTCCTGCAGGAAAGGCTGAAGGAGCTCGATGCCTTGCTCCTGGAAGAGGACATAGACAGGGAATACCCTCGTCACCTTTAG